A genomic window from Methanobrevibacter sp. TLL-48-HuF1 includes:
- a CDS encoding ATP-binding protein, with protein sequence MLDDFDFDKESPFQPGHPVSPYYFKGRTKIVKKILRYLNKAEKGDVQHYFITGEKGMGKTSLARYVQDFVQDKMVGVYISNKGNHSLENLVKQILEELINSAPKDSIKSKIKNIFGDYVESIEVKGNKFNFKLDEYASRDIVDNFLYYLNKSYEELCTEKGIFLIIDDINGLSESKEFVDWYKKFADSIEMKDYNIPLYILLAGYPEKFNSLVNQDESFSRIFHYNHIDYLNSKEITEFFQDTFDSVGIKCDDDSLKYMVTFSEGIPLMMQEIGDSVFWEVEENIVNKEYAIKGIVEAGRLIGKRQIKPVMDKSIRSKNYESILMKLGDKGFDSFKKSDFEKFLSASEKKVFSKFLQRATELHILESIGKEKSGEYKFSNRLYLVYFMILNLEKEYNLNG encoded by the coding sequence ATGTTGGATGATTTTGATTTTGATAAGGAAAGTCCGTTTCAACCAGGTCATCCAGTCAGTCCATATTATTTTAAAGGAAGAACTAAAATAGTTAAAAAAATTTTAAGATACTTGAATAAAGCAGAAAAAGGTGATGTTCAGCATTATTTTATCACTGGGGAAAAAGGTATGGGTAAAACATCTTTAGCAAGATATGTTCAGGACTTTGTTCAAGACAAAATGGTGGGAGTATATATTTCAAATAAAGGAAATCATTCTTTAGAAAATTTAGTAAAACAAATTTTAGAAGAGTTGATTAACTCTGCACCAAAAGATTCCATAAAATCTAAAATTAAAAATATTTTTGGAGATTATGTTGAAAGTATTGAAGTTAAAGGAAATAAATTCAATTTTAAACTAGATGAGTATGCTTCTAGAGATATTGTTGATAATTTTTTATATTATTTGAATAAATCATATGAAGAATTATGTACTGAAAAGGGTATTTTTTTAATTATTGATGATATTAATGGTTTATCTGAATCAAAAGAGTTTGTCGATTGGTATAAAAAGTTTGCAGATTCTATTGAAATGAAAGATTATAATATTCCATTATATATTCTATTAGCCGGATATCCTGAAAAATTTAATAGTCTTGTAAATCAGGATGAATCTTTTTCAAGAATTTTTCATTATAATCATATTGATTATTTAAATTCCAAGGAAATTACTGAGTTTTTTCAGGATACTTTTGATAGTGTAGGAATTAAATGTGATGATGACTCTTTAAAGTATATGGTAACTTTTTCAGAGGGTATTCCTTTGATGATGCAGGAAATAGGAGATTCTGTTTTTTGGGAAGTTGAGGAAAATATTGTTAATAAGGAATATGCAATTAAAGGTATTGTTGAAGCAGGTAGATTAATAGGTAAACGACAGATAAAACCAGTTATGGATAAATCTATCCGTAGTAAGAATTATGAAAGTATTTTAATGAAATTAGGTGATAAAGGATTTGACTCATTTAAGAAAAGTGATTTTGAAAAATTCTTATCAGCTTCTGAAAAAAAAGTTTTTTCGAAGTTTCTTCAAAGAGCAACAGAACTTCATATTTTAGAATCTATTGGTAAAGAAAAAAGCGGTGAATATAAATTCAGCAATAGATTATATTTAGTTTATTTCATGATTTTAAATTTAGAAAAAGAATATAATTTAAATGGATAA
- a CDS encoding CRISPR-associated endoribonuclease Cas6, translating to MLEGDLDLIEFAYDVGIGEKNSMGFGMVKLLK from the coding sequence ATTTTAGAAGGTGACCTGGACCTGATTGAATTTGCTTATGATGTCGGAATAGGTGAGAAAAATTCAATGGGTTTTGGAATGGTTAAATTATTGAAATAA